The genomic window TGCGGAAACTGATGAAGCATTAAATAAAAAAATGAAAAAAGCTTTTGAACATAACTTAGTCCCAATACTTTGTGTTGGAGAAACTCTTGAAGAAAGAGAAGCTAATATAACAGAAGAAGTATTAGGAAGACAAATTAAATTAGATTTAGCTGGATTAACTAAAGAACAAGTTGAAAAAACTGTTATAGCTTATGAACCAGTATGGGCTATAGGAACCGGTAAAACAGCTACTTCAGAACAAGCTAATGAAACAATAGCTTATGTAAGAAGTGTTGTTTCAGGTATGTTTGGAAAAGAAACAGCAGAAAAAGTTAGAATACAATATGGTGGTTCAGTTAAACCATCTACAATAAAAGAACAAATGAATCAATCAGATATAGATGGTGGATTAATAGGCGGAGCTTCATTAAAAGCAGAAGATTTTGCTGCTATAGTAAATTTTGATAAATAATTAAATGCTAGGTTCTAGATGCTAGGTACTAGGTTTAAAGGATAATCGTTAGCCGCTAAGAGATGAAGCATAAGTTGCTTTACAAAGATAAACTAGGTCCTAGTGAGTAGAGAATATTAAAGAAAGTATTAATCTCTAGGCACTAATTCTAAAAGCTAAGGGAAAAGTGTTTTAGGTAAGTTAGAGATTAGCGACTAATGATTAAACTTATTTATGGAGGAGAGAATCATGGCTAAAAAACCTACTATGATTATGATTTTAGATGGATTTGGTATATCAGATCATGAGGATGGAAATGCTATAATGATAGCTAAACATCCTAATATAACAAGACTATGGAATGATTATCCTCATACAACTATAGCTGCTAGTGGATTAGCTGTCGGGTTGCCAGAAGGTCAAATGGGTAATTCAGAAGTTGGACACTTAAATATCGGCGCAGGAAGAGTAGTGTATCAATCATTAACAAGAATAACTAAATCTATTAGTGATGGAGATTTTTTTGAAAATGAAGCTTTATTAAAAGCTGTAGATAATGCATTGAATAATAAATCTTCCCTTCATTTATTAGGGCTCTTATCTGATGGTGGGGTTCATTCCCATATAGAACACCTAAAAGGATTATTAGAATTAGCTAAGAAAAAGGGATTAGAAAAAGTATATGTACATGCTTTTTTAGATGGAAGAGATACGCCACCTTCTTCTGCTAATAAATATATAAATGAAATAGAAGAATATATGAAGGAAATAGGAGTAGGAACTATAGCCACAGTATCAGGAAGATACTATGCTATGGATAGAGATAATAGATGGGAAAGAGTAGAACTTGCATACAATGCTTTAGTAAATGGAAAAGGAGAGTATGCAGGTACTCCAGGAGAAGCGGTGGAAAGATCATATAATGATAATAAAACCGATGAATTTGTTCTTCCAACAATTATCACTAAAAATCAAGAACCTAAAGCTATAATAAAGGATAAAGATTCAGTTGTATTCTTTAACTTTAGACCAGATAGAGCAAGAGAAATGACAAGGGCTTTAAATGATAAAGTATTTGAAGGTTTTAAAAGAAATAATTTAGATTTAACTTTTGTCACTATGACTGAGTATGATAAAACTATTGAAAATGTAGAAGTTGCTTTCAAACCTGAATCATATACAAATACTTTAGGTGAATATTTAAGTAAGTTAGGTAAAAAACAACTTAGAATTGCTGAAACAGAGAAATATGCTCATGTTACCTTC from Clostridium sp. MB40-C1 includes these protein-coding regions:
- the tpiA gene encoding triose-phosphate isomerase produces the protein MRKAIIAGNWKMNNTVSEAVKLVEELKPLVKDAICDVVVCPSTICLDAVVKAVKGTNIKVGAQNMYFEESGAFTGETAPAMIQEMGVEYVILGHSERRTYFAETDEALNKKMKKAFEHNLVPILCVGETLEEREANITEEVLGRQIKLDLAGLTKEQVEKTVIAYEPVWAIGTGKTATSEQANETIAYVRSVVSGMFGKETAEKVRIQYGGSVKPSTIKEQMNQSDIDGGLIGGASLKAEDFAAIVNFDK
- the gpmI gene encoding 2,3-bisphosphoglycerate-independent phosphoglycerate mutase — translated: MAKKPTMIMILDGFGISDHEDGNAIMIAKHPNITRLWNDYPHTTIAASGLAVGLPEGQMGNSEVGHLNIGAGRVVYQSLTRITKSISDGDFFENEALLKAVDNALNNKSSLHLLGLLSDGGVHSHIEHLKGLLELAKKKGLEKVYVHAFLDGRDTPPSSANKYINEIEEYMKEIGVGTIATVSGRYYAMDRDNRWERVELAYNALVNGKGEYAGTPGEAVERSYNDNKTDEFVLPTIITKNQEPKAIIKDKDSVVFFNFRPDRAREMTRALNDKVFEGFKRNNLDLTFVTMTEYDKTIENVEVAFKPESYTNTLGEYLSKLGKKQLRIAETEKYAHVTFFFNGGVEEPNKNEDRVLVPSPKVATYDLKPEMSAYEVTEQVLEKIDADEYDFIVLNYANPDMVGHTGVIEAAVKAVETVDECLDKVVDKILEKKGTVLITADHGNCEQMIDYSNGKPMTAHTTNIVPFIYVSEEAKGKQLREDGILADIAPTAITAMGEKIPSEMTGKDLIK